The Diorhabda carinulata isolate Delta chromosome 4, icDioCari1.1, whole genome shotgun sequence genomic interval ATACTATTATAACTTCCCTTACGACGTAGAGTACACTACAAGGTTGTAGTGGAACAATTAATCTCACCATCAATTTCCTGGGCACTTTTTGTCCTGCATACATGTCATTGCTGTGAGTTGAGTCTTCTGGAAAGAAATTGATGCACTTAGGTACATCATTGTCTTTTAGTGTTTTTTAGGAGCTATCGAATTATTCACAACTTTCCAAACAGTACTTTCAAAGATGCTAGCTAAAATTGGAGTCTCTTTCAATGAAAAGTATATATCGTAGTCTCACTCTACAACTTTAAGTAAACACTTTCAAGTATCATGTTTGCCTTAACGGGCAACTTTATAACACGTATTGTTTCATGTAGCTCGAAGTGAACTGGCACATACAAAGGCCAAAGGGATCATACATAAGGGTGAAGTCTATTCTATCGCAACCCAAATATTAACTGGAGGATAGTACATTTTCTAATTTCGGTTATAATTAGGGCCGATCCTAGGATTTCGGTCGCTCGTAAACAAAGACTTAATGGATATATTAAATGTGGAATTAAATAAAGAGTAATCCAATGGGACAATGTCCGTATGTGGTAGGAGTTCAACATCGCCAAGTTCTTCGATCTCATTTCGCGTAACTTTAGCAATATGAGGTTCAACATTGTAAAAATGTCGGTTAATTGAATCTGGACATCAGCTGACCACTATATACCTTCGCATTAATAGCTGGACTATCTGAAATGTAcactaaaccttcataattccatCAAACACACAAGACAAGTGCTGGTACTAGGTTGTTTTCCACTACTTTCCTTGTAACCTCAGCGCAGGTGGATGACCTTACGAGGATATTCGAGCTTCAAATCTCCACcattaattaaaacaattaaaccAACGCTGTGCCGTTCGCTCATTATCTGTGTCTTCGTCTGTAATTTCACATAATACTTGCTGCTACGGCTGCTctaaacttttgtttccaagaatttatcaacaatatttattacaaaaacgtACTGTAATACATCGTCAATATACGAAGAATGATTGAAAGAAATTAAAGCAGTTGTACTATTCACAGAATTAGAGACTAGTTTTACGATATGTTTGGGGCTTAGAAATTCTCACATATGAAAACCGACAACCTCTATATTTTCTGTGttaaaaacattgataaaatgAGGAGACTCGATTCTaccattaaataaaatagattttccGTTAGATTCAATGGAAACATCACAATTAATATCAAAGTATCTACactgaaagaatttttttacatCTGGATGaaatttcaagatatttatattcgtTTCAGAAGTTGGTATAACTTTGTAATCACTATAACTATAAATATCACCTCACTTTTTACCTTTTTACGTATTATACTGCAATGCCGCGTGACGAGGGGTTTAATCGTGCATGAAAAATACCAGTATAGTGGAACTAAGCACCacttggaatatttttaaaactcttTCTAAtataactctctctctctctcagcACAAACTTATTTTAAGATTAATATcttgcaatttaaaaaaaacttccgTACACACAGCTGTGTTTatcaaatttgaagattttgaatttttcctaACGAGACTGAATGTATAATAGagttttttcagattttcaCAGTATTATTGAGCTAAAATACAAGATCATTTTCATCTAGCATGTTCAATTTCCCAAATCTATGCAAACCTCATCAGACATTTCCACTTGTGAAGGATTCAGCAGGTAGACGCACTAGAAACGATACTGGAAAAGCCGAAGcttttgcaaaatatttctcTGAAGTCTATTAACAGCACGTAAATGATAGACTACAATCAGACAATGAGATAAAATATCGCCAAAGTGAGAGTTTATAATGTATCACAAGAACTGCCAATTCAACTCAATCTACAAATTTACAAAACCTGGTAAAAAATTCAGTACTCAGTaaactgttattattaattgataattaaaatattatacaagaCCAAAAAATAATCCCTAATTTTCAATTCAGCTTCTGTAAACAACATAGTACGATAGAGCAAACCCATTTGAACATTTCTTCATCAAATGTCAAGCTAACTCAGGGGTACCACAAGGAAACATACTTATACCTATACTCTATCTAATTTATACTTCTGATCTGCCGACCACCAGGAAAATAGAAATAGCATCGTTGGCTCAAACATCATCGAAGAATTTACAAGGCAGCTAAAATTCAAAtctagataaaaaaattctatccTAAGATAGTGTCACTATCAATGACAAAATAAAGCCACTAACTCTATAGGCAACCTACTGTCCATTAAAAAAAGCAAACTGCGGAGCAAGAGTAACCATAACCATAGAAAGAGAGATATTAAAAGCAATAACTGAAAATAACCTAAAATATATCTCTACAGGTAAACCAACCAACTGGCCAACAGATGTAAACAAAATACCAGACCTTTTCGACTTCGGAATTACCAAAGGAATTGGCATCAAGAGATGCACTGCTGAAAGCTCCCTAGAGTTATCGTCGGAGCACACACCAGTTATAATAACATACCAGTCTAGATTTCTAGAAAAAGATAAGCAGCCTTCTTTATACAAACACAAAACTAACTGGGTACTATTTCGTTCTTTATAAATCTCATTAGATTGCCGACTAAAGACAAATTTGGATATAGAACTTGCAGTTGAAGAGCTCACTAAAGTTATTCAAGAGGCAGCTTGGTCTGCCACGCCTGATTCCGTGAATACCCAAATAAGAGAAGAGAAACCTAGTGTTGACCAAGAAAAGCTATCAGAAAAACGAATAAAAGAGCTAAATGAAATGTTACTGGAGCTTAAAAATCACTCTATTCAAAGCTACCTGATAAAATTAACAccaacaatagaaaaaaacttttatctgTGGAAAGCAACTAGGAAACTGAAAAGTCCAACACAACACAATCCCCCAATTAAGGATAGTCGAAATACATGGGCAAGGAGTGGCAAAGATAAATTAGATGCTTTTGTAACTCACCTACAGGTGTTCCAACCATATCCGCGAGACATACTCGATTATAAAGAAGGTGAAATAAGATTATTTCTAGACGCACCATACCATATGGATTTACCACATTGTAAAATGAGATAATAGAAACAATCAGGACAGAAATTGACATTAGAAAGGCGCCAGGTTTTGACTTAATTGTTGAAAGAATTATCtgataaaagttataaatacataatattctTGTTTAATTCAATACTTAGTATTAACTACTACCAAAGTACCTGGAAAGTAgctcaaataattataaatccAAAACAAGGGAAAGATCAACATATAGCCATCTTGTCcaaggtatttgaaaaaatctaaataaaaatactaaatatcatTATAGAAGAAACAAAAGTCATACCACAACACCAATTCGAAATCCAAAATAGAACAGGTACACCGAATAATCAACGAAACAAATAGTGATTTCGAAGATAAACGATATTGCTGAACAGCCTTCCTGGATATCTCACAAGCCTTCGACAAAGTATGGCGCGAAGGATTATACTACAAACTGAAAAAATACCTACCTTATCCTGTATTTAATCTACACAGCTGATCTACCAGTAACTAGCAAAACAACAATGGCAATATTCGCTGATGATATTGCCATATTATCGTCCCACAGAGATCCCACAGCTGCAGCAATTAATGAAGCAGAATTCCCACAAACTAACAGCGTTAAATACTGTTTCAGTAACTACAAATCTCTTGTTCACATCATTCTCTGTTTCCTTAAGTTTCACAATTaataatgtttctaaatcttcaaTATCATCTAATATTACTTGACTGATTTCACAGATTAGTCAAGCTTCTGCAATCGCAGATACAACAACAACCTTGAACATTAAATAAACTTCAAACACTAATTTGTGTACTCGGGAAAATCGCAGCTTTCTTGGGCTTGTAAACTGACccattttgtttcataatgtAGACAAAATGTTGGCTTTTGTTGTTATgccaatttcgaaaaatatgcCACCGTCTCCGAGAAAGAATTGCATTTTTTCATCGTTTTCCggtcacaaaaaaaatttgtgtattATATACGGGAAAAATACTAGATTTTAGCTATTCTAAATCGAAATCTAGTACTTTTTTCACCTGTACAATAAATAACTATGTTTCATTGTTAGGTTGTAGAAAAATCTAATGTTCAAATTTGATATCACAGTCAAAGAGTGtgagattttttaaaagttttcaacggtttgtttataaatatttcttttacaGATGTAAGTCCTCATTTGGTATTCAAAAATGGTATACACCCTACCCTCTGGCCGCAAGACGTACCTTTCCCAGCAGACGAAGGAAAAGAAGAAGTCCAATCAACTTACGGTGACGGCGACAATTCAGATCGAGCATCATGTTTTTCACCCAATGGAATAGCAGCGAATTTACAGTACCCCGCTTATTTCAAAGATGCCAAAGGTATGAACCACGCCGTATTCGGAGGAGGCACCAATTTCGGTACATTACAATACCTCAAGCAGCAACAACCAGGTAAAGGATTACCAGACGTGATACAGCACGGGAGATCAGCGGGTATGCCGCTATACGTACGCTGTCCTATTTGCCAAAAAGAATTCAAACAAAAGTCGACTTTATTACAACATGGGTGTATACATATTGAGTCTCGACCGTATCCTTGTCcagaatgcgggaaaagattcAGACAGCAATCCCATCTCACCCAACACCTGAGAATACATACTAACGAAAAACCATACGGCTGTGTTTATTGCGGTAGAAATTTCAGACAAAGAACTATACTCAATCAACATTTGAGAATACATACCGGAGAGAAACCGTACAAATGTGCTCAATGCGGGAAAGATTTTCGACAAAAAGCTATTCTAGATCAACATACCAGAACGCATCAAGGCGATAGACCGTTCTGTTGTCCGATGCCGAACTGTCGAAGACGTTTCGCCACTGAGCCCGAAGTGAAAAAACACATTGATAACCATATGAATCCGCACGCAGCCAAAACACGTCGAGATTCCACTGGGTCGGATGGGAAGTTACCCGGAAATGGTATGTTACCGAGAGGTTTAACTCCAACAACCGTCGTTAAGCCGGAATTATATTTTCCGCAATGCTACGCGCCTAGTTTCAATCCCCCTAATGGCGTATCACAATTCCAAACGCCAAATGCGGAATTCAAACCGCCCAATCCACTTCCGGCTCAGTGACTAACGGCCAGCTGGCAATTAGGCCCATGCATTGGGTGACCTTTTGCCGGTTTGCAAACTTCTCATACTCACCCAATTGTTTTAAGGACTACTTATTAATTTAAGTTGTATTTATTGGtgatattttttcgaaaaaaatatctgAGAGATATTTTCTGCTGAGTGATTATCACATGGTGCTGTAAAAACCTGTTGGTCGCTTGTAACCTGCGGATTTAACAGACACGTTCGAAAAATACTAGATGCTTATTCTCGACAGATACGCTGTTTTTTAATACGCATAATAAACGACACAGAAACGAGGCGTATGGGGGAGCTTAAAATATGACGTTCGGGGAAATTCACCTCTATACCATCTTACATTCCTGAGAAGGAAGGGccacaaaatttctaaaaaaatgtttatatttagtACACTATTTGAGACTGTTAAGGGCATTAAGTAATGATAAGTATAAGGCTCTGGAACCATGCTGGGGGTTAATTAGAGGCGACCTAAACTTAAAGTTTTCACACAAGCTTACAAGTCAAGAGTTGGCTTTGAATTTATAGTcaaaattgacaatttgcaCAATCATTTGAACAAGCCATTCTCGATTAACGATATAAAACGTTCCCGTCGTCGAGCATGTATATATAGcacaaataaaaagtttctatgaaatttttaggttaggtcaCCCCTAATGAACCCCCCGGAATGGTTTGAACATCTTCTACTTATCTAAACTTGAAGCCCTCAACGATGTTATATAGTGtaccaaatttgatatttttatattaatgctttttagaaatattgagcTCTACTTCGAAGCCTTACCACACCACAGCGATGCAACTTGGTATAGAGGAGAATTACCTCCAATCTTCATATTTTGGGCTGCCCTTTATGCCTTGGCTCTGTATTGGTTCTTACGCGGGATGCCCTATATATTTTGacgcatttttcaaaattgatttcttaatttgaaatcaaaaataataaactttatcATCTCCAATTATTCACCGTGacacaaatatttctaaatatttggaTTCAATTGGAATTATTTGTATCTCTTAGCTTCTATTAtcgttatcatcttcagagctGTAATTTCCGACCTCTGAAGACGAATTGTTTATGTTGTAAATacttcagtatgaatatcagtGTAGGCTGAATAtgattgttattgttttatataagaAACGAATGTTTGTTGtatgtttattcattttgtgaGCGTTTACTTGACTGAAAGCAATAACAATAAGATCCTACTGGAAGATTGTCTTCAAATTAAATGGGTATACGCATTATCCGGTTTATAGTATTTTACTTGGACTACCTTGTACCTGTATGGATCTGGAACTTTTTTCCACaatacaataaacacaaaatatatcTTTCGATATGTGTGTTCAGGgatgaaatactgaaaaattcaATGGGGTAAATggtatttaaatgaaaaatcatttaccCACATTCCTAActaaataataaactgttataaGCCGAAAATTACTAAGAGGATATTGTCAAGTATTGTCAGTTCTTACTgttgttaataatattgacaattgaTGGAAACAttggataataatttttatatgagtaGATCGTGCTACAAACATTACTGTTTACTACTATTACTTCTTTTTCTGGAAATCTATGTTATCCATGACTTGAACTGTCTCTTTGCTTTATTCCTTCTGTCACGAGAAATTCTTCTGATCCTATTTATTCTATGTCTATTAAGCATTttactctctctctctctctctgtctctctctctctttctctctctcgcTCTCTCTTTATTCTCTTTATTATACTAGTTTCCGTTTCCTCTTTCTTTTATGTTAAAAGCAGCactcaaatttatttatgtttggtATATATTCTTCCTGGATTATccttttttttagtaaaaatatagTGAATCAAATTGAAGGCAAAGCGACTCCCTTACATACAGGAAGTAATCTACGCGGCTATCCTTCAAACTTGTTTTAAACATTCTGCTACGGACTCTAACTATTTACGGGTAATGTTAATGTTTTTTCGGTATGTTTCCTCGATTTTTCACCTATTCTCCTCAGCTATTTTCTATTTTGCCCATCGATTGTATCATTTCCAAGATTATTTCATCTTCTCCGCAACCATTCCtgttctaattttatttataatattttttaactgcCCCTGTGATTATTTGTGGATGGGATATATGGTTTTATCTACATATTACATAGTCAATAGATTATTGAGGGAAGGataatctaagaaaacagctaATCTACGCCAAAATGGTGgtcgtggggtaaacaatcgacCCGTGTTAACTTTTCTTGGCTTTTTTTCGGTGGTGaggattttttgtattcttttccttttattttatgATGTTAAGAGTACTTCATAGATactttttatatctatttcagTTATCTGTATTTCAGCATTTGTTTTCAGTCAGTCTGCAAGTAAACTTTCAagcaatttacaaaattcagAACACTTGGTTGGTTTAGGAAATTAACTTCCacaatttggaatttttaaggCTGCATAGTGATAGAGTAGCAACTTAAAAGTATACAAGGACAAACTTAAAGCTTCAGGTGCAGTGAAGCCTTTTTTATTAGATGAAAAGAGCTTTAATCAGAATCCTGCTCATTTTCAATCAGTTTCCAATATATTTGCTTTTCAGACTATATTTACTGCTTACCTATACTAAGCATAACGCTGCGtagtccaaaaaaaaaaacaaagccACGTTTCCCTTGGAGCACAACCTCCTCcgattacaaaaatattatgcGTTTTTTGAAACTAGAAGAAGTGTGTTCTGAGGTAACGGATCCCAATTTAGCACTTCTTCAAGTAGAATCCGCTTTAAGAAGCCATTTCGcaataaaactggaaataataagGTCTAAGATCCaacaaataaattcacaaaatcGTTTGTTTACCCCACTGCGGCCATTTTTTTAACGAGCGTCAGGtgattttgacaattctttAGATTGTTCTTTATTAACAAATTCTGTTTTTAGTCTTGTTAATTAAATGGTATTGACAATTCACTATCAAACTCCATTTAAATATAGcttgaattgaaattgaatttattgcaattttctgcaattgaattgaatgtgtaaatcaatttaaataacttCATTCCCATTCTGTCTGTATCCAATTGAAtgcaaattttattgaaatcgaGAAATACTTcgaattataattgaattgataagatttgaaaacgtttttgataCATCTGATGATACAGTTTTTTATGGTTCATAATCCAaagtcaaatatataattttacaaatgaaaatacACTTAAAAACAGCGTCATTTcgataataagaaatattttgaagaacgTGATACATATACATATGTGTGGAATGTCAAAGTATTTTCAGAACTACTTGAAATTGTGTCCTGTTCACTTAGTGGCAATATTTTAAGCAAGAAAGTACTATAatgagtatatatatatatatatataaataattattgttgtagCTAGATTTTAACATGTGATCTCCTAAATGTAAATTTTGCAAGAGAGAAAGATAGAACTATTTGACGGGTTCTAACTTTTTACCGATGCAGAAAAAAGCCAATAAACGAACAAGTCGTTCTTACAACAAATTTCCGAGCAAGTGGAATTTTTGTAACAGATTACATTTAATTGagatttactaaaaaaattgtaaatattaatttaaaaagtgTCCTAAGTCCTAAACAATTTTCAGGGAAATCGCCGAAAAACCACATTTCAAAAatgacaatttgaaaaaaattagatacaGAATTgcaagaaatatataaataatttattcagaaataaatttctCAGCAGTTCAGTTGCAATGAGTTAAGATTTGTATCTCTTTCAAAGTCATGATAGATCCAAGTTTCATCCATTATCACATATAGTTGCAAAAATTCGGGTTTATTAAGATTTATCTAAGTTGTGGTTTTTAGTCGAATGTCAAATTTCACGGCACCTATTTTAAACATAGCTTTCCCATATTCATATACAATATGTTCAATACGTTATGGGCTCAAACGACTTCTTTTCACTTTCACGAAAATGAGACAACTcacaaacaaattataaacgTGTCTTTTGGAGGTTAGGACTGACTGAAAATATATGGTTTCCATGCTAGTAGCCCCATCTATGTGTCAAATTCTTTACCCGATTTTCtgtcataatttttataataactaatTGCGATTCTAATTCGTAGTGTTATTAAAAACTGGGATGAAAATCCACAGTGAAAcaaatagtttatttataatagtttaTTGCATTGTTCTGTTATTTAAGTTTTATAAATGAGCAGAAATGTATTTGTTACAAGAGTTTCAAAAGCTGTTAAACAAAATTCCCACAAACTAAAGAATATTAATTATGATTTCCTACTCGAAAAAATCTTGTCGTATTTGGAAAACGTGTTCATGAACTGGCTTGTTATAAGTAAGATATCTGAAATACCATAATTCTCACAAACACAATAATTAAAAGAACAACTTTAAAAATAGTACGGTGCCtcaatagttttatatataatattatgaatcaaataacaatatgCCTTTCATATAAGttctttaataattaattattcagcGGGAAACTGATTTCATGCATGATTTTAATACAAagacataaatatattattaacaataccCTGTAGTATGTAACAAAGTAGCCTCAAAAggtatcaaaaataattataagttaactcaaatttttatatttctttaatgtTAGGATTAAAGTGGTCATGTAGATGATGTAGTTGAATgattcaactttatttttataaaatgatgtaTGATGTATAGTATACATGAAAGTAATATCaccaatatattattatattattaaattttcatctgtctctaaaaaattatggaagaaactaatttaagagacctaaaatcattgaaaagaataattatatttactaattcttctaaatgttcttgattttatgtcttttctgtttaaaaattagtttgacgtttgtatatcaaaatattttggaaatggaTAACAAATACATGTATGGCGGCGCCCTACAGGAGACAAAAAAAACAtgagaataagaagaagaatataagATGTCTGTACTATGCTAGTATCCCTATGTTCTAAGTATTAACATAGGACAGACTACTCAGTATGTATAAACGAGATTAAAAAGTCATCCACACGATTGATTTAATTATAGATTCAAAACCTCTATGAAGCAGCTCTTATAGTAGAATTGCATACAAAAACTAAGGCAAGACTGAGATATGGGAGATGATGAAAGAAGCATGGAGGTCAGTGCCACAAGAATGAGAGGAGAATCTGCTGGTTCCAATCCACGAGAAAGGAGAATACAAATCGCGATGATTACAGACTATCTTGCCTCACTTCAGTGTTCTAATATTCTAGGATAATAGAGGGAAGACTAAGAgaagaagtagaagaaaaacCGGAAGAAGAACAAGCATCATACAGAAAAGaaagacataaaaataaataaaagaattctGAATAGATTTGAACATTTAACAAGGATGGAACAAGATAGATTAACAAAACGAATATGGAAAGAAGGACAAGGGGCGGACGGAGAAAAACATGGAACGAACAAATATCAGATATAGGAAAACAAAGGTAACAAACAATAGATCAAATCAAACACAGGCACAGGAGGAAAAATGATGGAGTAAATGCATAACAAATACATTTCCGACGCCCTATAGAGGGCAAAAGGAGAAAtgagaataagaagaagaatataagatgtctgtcctatgttaGTATCCTATGTTCTAAGTATTAACATAGGACAGACTACTCAGTATGTATAAACGAGATTAAAAAGTCATCCACACGATTGATGAAtgatgaaatttaattatagataatcaataaatctataaagCAGTTCTTAAAGTAAAATCGCATACAAGATACTTTTTAACCATTTTCAAATACTCAAAAATGTGAAATCTATTGAAGGTGAATAtccaaataagaaaattgtttattaaacatcgttttttcaagaaaatgtcCCTAAATTCATTTGACAAAATGTAGGAGGTGATTATGATTATTAAGATGAATGTTCATTTCTTTCTTATGTTCGATCAAGGACATAGCAGAAGAAATTTCTTAGTTTGTATAAGAATTTAGTTTCCTTAGCACTTTGATGTACGTGGGGTGaactagaaatatattttgtctttttgtaCAACTAAATGGACTGAAATCATACCGCtgaataataacaaacaaatacaacaaataaCAATAGTAATagttatatcaataaataaaatatttttaacagttGTTCTTTCCTGCaatagaaacaatatttttataattagttaAATCGACAGTACTCAATTTAATTATACCATAAAAGTTGTTTCTCGAAAcatgaagaatttttatttttttatacatagtATCATAAATCAacgatattaatatttcttcCTGTTAATACggtaataattttcaaacaacaatcacaaaaatatatacgtTAATTTGAATGGTGGACGCTGTAATTCTTATTCTTCTAATGCAATCATTTACGaagatatttttcatcattttatattGTGTAGGCCTATCTATCCATTGTCTAACATTTTCCTTCTTCCGATCCCTCTTTGGCCTTCGATCTTGTCTTAAGTTGACAGTTGCAAGAATAGATATTtcgtatttcaaattatatgcCCCAAGTATGccgttttcttctttttaataatttcaaatagtaCTTGTTGTTTGTTAACGGGTTCTACTATCTTTTCATTTGTTCGTCTAGTAGTCCAGGATACTTTAAGGATGTTTTGTGGTAGGAGGGGCTTCCAATAAGTAGAAACTTAATAGAACCACCAAAATTACTCAACACATTTAATAACAACTAACAGTATGTAATAATGACAGTACTAACCTCCGACAACCTGTCAGTGACCGTAGTAGGTATTCTTGGCAACTTTCCTTTCATTATGCCGAATAAGATATCcatacaatataatttattataattagttATAATTTTCGTGTCTCGTTTCTATCGATGTTTATTAATCGACTCGATTCAcaagtttttgatttatcgtAGCCTGCATGTAACCTTACAATTGTTTAACGAACTTCTAGTTCAACAACCGTCACAAAAAATCCGCTATAAATTTCGAAAGcctataatttattaatttcatcctTTTTCAATATCCAACCGTAGAGAAGCTGTCATTACTACGGGAAAATTGAGAAAACGACATTTTTTCCCCAGACTAATAGATAATATATGAACTgccaataatttttgttttaagctgaaattatctttattcatacaaaaaaattttagacaCCAAATTCCATACCCTGTAACAATAAATTTCCAGtaccatttttttgaaaacggttaagaatttgaatatttctttatttttacgGCAAATAGAGTAGTACTTTATTGAAACTTCTTGTAAatgaaatgtttctaaaaaacttggtgatttcaaatttt includes:
- the LOC130893384 gene encoding zinc finger protein 502-like isoform X2; protein product: MAINFSASFAACLAAGLKVPRQIMYCISQDTAAPYVLYKDGMDRAQSQWGHQDAYPPLQQSSATGAGSPQQVLGPTVPLGVEADTVPPRDQSLPSPAPSPYPATQAEQREEEIQPEQPTLDMEPRPASQCFSTDLQQQQQQQAYQQYARAPPPAAPPPVPPHMLGAGSFSALQYLKQPGVMLTSLGADTNGQLDQYTSNMQDLRTATLPDVIQQQHAGLKKTPNALNGELRLFKCLTCGKDFKQKSTLLQHERIHTDSRPYGCPECGKRFRQQSHLTQHLRIHANEKPYACVYCERTFRQRAILNQHLRIHSDVSPHLVFKNGIHPTLWPQDVPFPADEGKEEVQSTYGDGDNSDRASCFSPNGIAANLQYPAYFKDAKGMNHAVFGGGTNFGTLQYLKQQQPGKGLPDVIQHGRSAGMPLYVRCPICQKEFKQKSTLLQHGCIHIESRPYPCPECGKRFRQQSHLTQHLRIHTNEKPYGCVYCGRNFRQRTILNQHLRIHTGEKPYKCAQCGKDFRQKAILDQHTRTHQGDRPFCCPMPNCRRRFATEPEVKKHIDNHMNPHAAKTRRDSTGSDGKLPGNGMLPRGLTPTTVVKPELYFPQCYAPSFNPPNGVSQFQTPNAEFKPPNPLPAQ